The Actinomycetes bacterium genome includes a region encoding these proteins:
- a CDS encoding GNAT family N-acetyltransferase, whose protein sequence is MLKYPKKIKGKKTVIRKLEQEDLKKSLKWLKDPRVNRFLSQNFSGFDQKQEDQWYQYIQDSNNDLAFAIETTEGRYIGNCALHKINWFKKTAEFGIVIGEKEFWNKGYGSDAVRMITDFATGLLGIKKIVLNVYEYNNRAIKVYQNCGFKLKRVLKKDHFYNQQHWDTFIMEYVKPGSSKGDVHLQKKE, encoded by the coding sequence TTGCTAAAATATCCGAAAAAAATTAAAGGGAAAAAAACTGTTATCCGAAAACTGGAGCAGGAAGATCTAAAAAAATCTTTAAAATGGCTGAAAGATCCCCGGGTAAACAGGTTTTTAAGCCAGAATTTCTCGGGTTTTGACCAGAAGCAGGAGGACCAGTGGTACCAATATATACAGGACTCCAACAATGACCTGGCCTTCGCTATTGAAACTACCGAAGGCCGTTATATAGGCAACTGTGCGCTGCATAAGATAAACTGGTTTAAAAAAACAGCTGAGTTTGGAATAGTAATAGGTGAAAAAGAATTCTGGAATAAGGGTTACGGCTCAGATGCAGTAAGAATGATAACTGATTTTGCCACCGGCCTGCTGGGAATAAAGAAAATTGTATTGAATGTCTATGAGTACAATAACCGGGCTATAAAGGTTTATCAGAATTGCGGTTTTAAACTAAAACGGGTACTAAAAAAAGACCACTTTTATAATCAGCAGCATTGGGATACCTTTATTATGGAATATGTCAAACCAGGATCATCTAAAGGTGATGTACACTTACAGAAAAAGGAATAA